The DNA segment ACAGGGGAATTTAGTGCCTTTGAAGTTGAGCTAAATGCTCTAATTAGAAAACACTTTCCACATTGGGAAGCAAAAGAGATCTTATAGGAGAAAAAGATGATAACAGCTCCTAAAAAAGAGAGTAAAGCAGCAAGAGTTGAAAGAATAAAAAAAGAGAAAGATGGTCTTGATGTACTTCAAGACATCTATCTTTATGCCATAACTGGTGAAGCAGTTGATCCTGAAGATATAGATAGATTAAAGTGGTATGGATTATATACCCAAAATAGAAACCTTCAAGATGAGAATGATGAAACACTATATTTTATGTTAAGGGTAAAATTAATTGGTGGAGAGTTAAATTTAGAGCAATTGAAAACTATTGCCGATATCTCTAAAAGATATGCAAGAGGAACTGCCGATTTTACAACAAGACAAGATTTACAGTTTCACTACATAAGAGTTGTAGATTTACCTGAGATTTTTAGACTTCTAGATAGTGTTGGGTTATCTACTATTTTTGCAGCAGGAGATGTTCCTAGAAATGTTGTTTCATGTCCAGTAAATGGGATAGATGAAGATGAGATTGCAGATGTAAGAGATGTGGTTGATAAAATTAATGAAGCATTAAAAGGGAATAGAGCTTTCTCTAACCTTCCAAGAAAATTTAAAATTGGAGTAAATGGTTGTTCTTGTAACTGTATAAACCATGAGATGCAAGACTTAAGTTTTAATGCAGTAAAACAAGAGAATGGAAAAATCCACTTTGCTGTAAGTGTAGGGGGAGGTTTGGCTTCAAATAGAAGAGTTGCAGATCATATAGGGTATGTAACTCCTTCACAAGTTCTTCCTTTGACAAAAGCTGTAATAAAAATATATAGGGACAATGGAAATAGAGATAATAGAAGAAAAGCAAGATTAGGACATATAATTGAAGAGTGGGGAATTTCAAAGTTTAGGGAGATTTTACAAAGCAACCTTACTTTTAGAATAAAAGATCCAAATGAGATAGAGTATATAAACTCTAAACATAGGGATCACTTTGGAATTCATAAAAGCAAAGTTAAAAATAGCAGTTTTATAGGCTGTGCTCTAAACTCAGGTCATATTGGACTTGAAGGTTTAGAAAAGCTTGTTTTACTTTTTGAAAAATATGATGCAAAGGCTTTAAAAGCAACTGTTACACAAAATATTGTTATAACACAAGTTCCTACAAAAAATGCACAAGCTTTAGCGCAAGAGTTGGAAGAAGTTGGTATTTCACCAATTCCTTCAAATTTTAAAGCAAAAATCCAAGCTTGTACAGGACTAAATTTTTGTAAATTTGCCATATCTGAGACAAAAGGTGCAGCAAAAAATCTTGTTGAACACCTAGAGAAGAAGTTTCCAGATTTTGGAGAGAGAGTATCTATTTCAATAAATGGTTGTCCAAACTCTTGTGCCCATGCCCATATTGTTGATATTGGTCTTATTGGAACAAAAGTTAAAAACAAAGAGGGGCAATCTGTAGTTGGATATGATCTTTTTGTTGGTGGTTTTTTAGAAGGAGTTAACACTCAATTTAGTAAAAAAACTAATATTAAATTTCCTCAAGAGGAACTAAATGAAAATATTGAGAATCTAATTACAGAATATTTAACTTCTGATTTTAAGAGTTTAAGAGAGTATTTACTTACTAAATCAACCAAGTAGAAAAGAGATAAATTCTCTTTTCTATTAATTGAACCTATAATTAAAATAAGCTATAATTATGCCCATGATTAAAGATATCTATAGACCATTTTTTGATAAACATACAAATATTCTAGATTTTGTTAGATACAACACCATTGGGAAGAGTAAAAAAGAGTATTTTGATTATACGGCTACGGGTTTAGCTTTTAGACAGATAGAAAACCGTATAAGAGATGTACTTGAAACCTATGCAAATACTCACTCAAAAGAGTCTTCTAATGCAAATATTACAAGTGACTATTATAATAATGCAATCCTCTCTTTAAAAAAAAGCCTTGAACTAAAAGAGGGTTTTTCCATATTACCAGCTGGATGTGGTTCAACTGCTGCTATTAAAAAATTTCAAGAGTTACTTGGTCTATATATCCCACCAGCAACAAAAAAAAGATACTCTTTAAATATCCCAAAAGAGAAACTTCCTTTAGTAATTGTTGGTCCCTATGAGCACCACTCAAACGAAGTAAGCTATAGAGAAGCCCTTTGTGAAATAAAAAGAGTAGGACTTACAAAAGATGGACTTATTGATAAAGAGGAGTTAGAAGAGATTTTAAAAAACAATCAACACAGAGAGATAGTTGGAAGTTTTTGTATAGCTTCAAATGTAACAGGAATTATCACTTGCTATAAAGATATCTCAACAATCTTAAGAAAATATAAAGCAATAGTTTGTTTTGATGCAGCAGCAAGTTCACCCTATATGAATGTTGATTGTGACTACTATGATGCTATGTTTATCTCTCCACACAAACTTCTAGGTGGTCCAGGAAGTTGTGGACTTTTGATTATAAAAGATAGTATTGTAGACACCTCTTTATCCCCTACTTTTGCAGGTGGTGGAACTGTCTCTTATGTAAACTCTCAAATCCAAGAGTATGAAAAAGAGTTAAGTGTTAGAGAGACTGCTGGAACTCCAGGTATTTTACAACTTATTAGAAGTGCCCTAGCCTATCAACTAAGAAACGAAATAGGTTTTGAGTTTATAATGCAAAGAAAACAAGAGCTCTTATGTCACCTAATAAAAGAGCTTGAAAAAATTCCTAATATTAAAATCTATGGAAATAAAACTTGCAAAAATATTGGAATAATCTCTTTTAATATAAAAGATATAAATCCCTATGATATTTGTAGAAGACTCTCTTCGGAAGAAGGCATACAAACCAGAGCTGGTTGCTCTTGCGCTGGACCATATGGACACGATTTATTAGGTTTTCACTCAAAAGAGGAGTTGCAACAAAAACCAGGTTGGCTTAGAATCTCTATTCACTATTCCCAAACCCTTGAAGAGATTGACAATTTAGTTGAGGCTATAAAACAATCAATCTACTAATAAATTATGTTATCTTATTGTAACCTTTAAGTATTAAACTCCCTTAAATTAATATTTAAAGGAATAATATGAAAAAGAGTATTATCTCTGCCTCTGTTGTAACAGCAACAGTTCTTTTCTCTGGTTGTACAACAAACCAACCTACAAAAACTGAATTTAAAACACAAGCACACAATGTAGAGTTTTCTGAAGTAAAAGTGCCTTCAAAAGAGTATGAAAAAAGAAAAATAATGGTATCTTCATCTATAAGTGTAGATGGTAAAAAACATAAAATTGGGTATAACACTATCTTAAGATCAGGAGATCAAGTTGGAGAGGGTGTTTTTGGACAACTATTTGATAGCAAAGGAGAGCCATTAGTTGGTGAAGATGGAGCACCAAAAATCTCTAACTCAAATGACTTCTCTTCTTTAATACCTGTGGGAGATAAACTTTTTATGATCTCACAATTTGAAACAAGACCAGCAGCTATGTATATTACAGAGTTAGAACAAACAGAAAATGGTCAACTAAAAGCTCTTAATACAAAAAATATTGATCTTTCACATATAAATGGTGTTTGGGTTCCATGTGCTGGGTCTGTAACTCCTTGGAATACACACTTAAGTTCAGAAGAGTACGAGCCAGACGCATCTGCTGTAAAAGAGAATGGGTCAATTAATGATTATTATGACCAAATGGGAGAGTACTATAATGGAGATTTAAAGGCTTTAAATCCTTATGATTATGGATGGACTCCTGAAGTAAAAGTTTTAAATGAAAAGGGTGATGTTAATGTAGTAAAACACTACTCAATGGGAAGATTTGCCCACGAGTTATCTTATGTAATGCCAGATGAAAAAACAGTATTTTTATCTGATGATGGAACAAATGTAGCTATATATATGTTTATTGCCGATAAAGCAAAAGATTTAAGTTCTGGTACACTTTATGCTGCAAAATGGATACAAACAAATGACAAAGGTGCAGGAAAAGCAGACTTACAATGGATAAATTTAGGTCACTCAAGCGATGCAAATATCAAAAAAGCTTTAGATGCAAAAATTAAATTCAGTGATATTTTTGACAAAATTGAGATGAACAAGGATGGTTCATGTTCTAGCTCTTCATTTAGTACAGTTAATACTACAACAGGTGCTGAGTGTCTAAAAGTCAAAGAGGGTAAAGAGGAGCTTGCTTCAAGAATGGAAGCAAGAAGATATGCTGCAATATTAGGTGCTACAACTGAGTTTAGAAAAATGGAAGGTATTACCTATAATCCAAATGAAAATGTTGTTTATCTCTCTATGTCAGAAGTTGCAAAAGGGATGGAAGATAATGCTAAAAAAGGTAAATATGATATTGGTGGAAACAATGATATTAAACTAGAAGAGAATAAATGTGGTACAGTTTACAAATTAGATTTGACTACTTTTATTACAAAAGCTTTTGACTCAAAAGGTAATGAGATTAACTCACAATTTGTTCCAAGAGCTATGAGCGGATTGGTTTCTGGTTTTGCAGATAAATCAGTTGAACAAAACAAATGTTCTGTTACCTCTTTGGCAAATCCAGATAATATTACATATATTCCAAATACAGACACTCTAATAATTGGAGAAGATACAGGTAGTGGACATCAAAATGATTATATCTGGTCATATAATACTAAAACTGATAAATTAACAAGAATCCAAACAACACCTTATGGAAGTGAAACAACTTCTGCATATTACTATAACAATATTGGTGGGCATGGATATCTTATGTCAGTTGTTCAACACCCTTATGGAGAAGGTGATGCAACAACAAAAGAAGAGGATATGCCAAATAAAGCTTATAATGTTTCTGATATGAAAGCTTATACAGGATATATTGGACCACTTCCAGTTATCTCAAAATAACAAAAATTAACAGTGCTTTTGCACTGTTAATACCCTATTAAATTAGTCAATTAATTTTCCATTAAACCTCTGTGTATATAATCTTTTTATGAGATTTATTATATTTGCAACTATTTTTTTTATTGTTATGTCCCTTTTTAGCCTATATGTTTCTAAAAGATTTGTAAAGAAGCTTCACTTCTCAAAAAAAATCAAACATCTAATAAATACTTTTTTAGCAATAAACCTTTTAGGAGTGTTAGCATATATGTTAGCAAGATATAATCCAAGTGTACCAAACTGGATATATTTCCTTCTTTCAGTGCCCATTGGAATTATTTTTCTTCTATTTATTACTACAATTTTTTATGATTTACTCTGTGTAATAGTAAATAGAGCCCCAATAGATGAAAAAAGAAGAGGTTTTTTTAAAAAGAGTCTTGACATAGGAGCTTTGAGTTTGGCAACAGCTGTAAATGCAAAAGCGATGTACAATGCAAGAAACTATCAGGTTGAAGAGGTTGATGTAAAGATTAAAAATCTTAAAAAACCTTACAATATTGTACAACTAAGTGATATTCACATTGGAGGACTTATTGATAAAGAGTTTATTGCAAGTATTGTAAAAAGAGTTAATAGTTTAAATGCCGATATTGTTGTAATAACAGGAGATTTGGTTGATACAAATATAAAATATGCACAAGCTGCCCTTGAAGAACTTAAAAATCTAAAATCAACCTATGGAACCTATTTTATAGTAGGAAATCATGAGTATTTTCATGGGGTTCAATCTATTATAAAATATGTAAACTCATTGGGAATAAAAACTTTAGAGAATGAAAATATATATATTGGAGAGAAAAATCAAGGCTTCTATTTAGCTGGAGTGTATGATCTAATGGGAAATAGAGTTGATGCTTATAAACCAGACCTAAAAAAGGCATTGGAAAATATAAAAGAGGAACCAACCATTTTACTTGCCCACCAACCAAAATTTATTGAAGAGGTTAAAGATAGTGTTGATTTAGTTTTAAGTGGACACACCCACGGGGGACAGATTTTTCCATTTAATTTTTTGGTTAAACTTCAACAACCATATATAAAAGGTCTTCATAAATACAATGTAAAAACACAAATATATGTTAACAAAGGGACAGGATTTTGGGGACCACCAATGAGACTTGGCTCTAGTTCAGAGATTACTTTATTAAAACTTACATAAACTCTTCAAGAAGGTTTTTATAGTCGATAATCTTTATATTCCTCTTCTCTTTCTCTATTATCTTTTTCTTTATCAAATTTGCTATTTTTCTAGAGAGAGTCTCCTCTCTTATATTTAAAATCTCTGCTATTTTTATCTGTTTCATTCCATTTATTGTTTTTTCATTATCATAGATAAATTTAGCTACTTTTGCATTTACATCAATACTAACACTGTTGTTAATAAAACTCTCCAAATATTTTATTTTTTGGGTAAGTGATTTAATAAAAAGCATAGATATATCTTTTTTATATAAAAATTCATCTCTAAACTTTTCATAATCTATAAAAACAACTTCACCTTTTGTTTCAAATGAGCAATTTGCAGGAAAAGGAATCTCTTCATAGTTTGCAATCTCAGCTATAAAAGAGAGAGCATTTATATTGTGAATAACTATCTCATTATCTTTGAAATCGTGTTTATATATCTTTACAATTCCATCAACTAAAAGATGCAGATATTTAGATTGTTCCCCTTGATAAAAGAGGATATCTCCCCTTGAAAACTTTTTAACAAATGATATACTCTCTAATTTTTTAATCTCTTGCTCATTAAGAGATTTAAAAACATAATAATCTTTTAGGTTCATTGCTTTTCCAAATTTTAAAGATATTAGTTAACTATACAACTAAGAACTAGAAGAATACAATTATTTTCATTAAAGTTTTTTTTAGTAATAAAAATGAATTTTATTATTAAAATAATAAAATCCCATAAATAAGGGGTTTTTAAATATTACATTTAAAAAAATTTATTAAATCTTTTTTTACCAAAATCTAAATTTTGCTTAAATTGAAGATTCTTTTATAAAAAAAAAGCAGTATTACTACTGCTTTTTATCTAAATAGATATATAAAACTTACTAAAACTGTAGTAAAATAAATCATTGCAATTATTAAATAATCTTTTTTATACTCTATTAATTTATCCATTTTTTCTCCTTAAAATAAGAAGGAGAATCATCCTTCTTATTTAATCGCTATTGATTTTTTTGTTTTTGTTTCAGCAAGTTTTGGAATAATAACTTCCAAAACACCATCTTCACTTCGTGCTTGAATATTTTCCACATCAACATTTTCAGGAACTGTAAAACTTCTTGAAAATTTACCAAATGATGTTTCTACTTTATAATAATCTTCCTCTTTTACCTCATCTTTTGTTTTTCTCTCACCTGAAATTGTTAGGATATTTTTATCAATATCAACACTTATATCATCTTTTTTTACTCCTGGTAAATCAACATCAATGTGATATGCATTTTCACCTTCTCTTGTATTTACCACGGGAACAAAACCATTTAATCCTTCATCTTTTGGATAGTTATAAAAACTTTTTTCTAAATCTCTAAATTGTCTAAAAGGGTCAAATTTTGTTATTAACATTTTTTCCTCCTTAAAATCAATTCTTGATATTTATCCTATCAAGTTAATGAAATTATAACAATTTTTTTAGCACTTGTCAATACTAATTGCTAATTTTCATATTGAATTTATATTTTTTTATTCTATAAATCCTATAAATAAGCTCTTTATCTAATCTAGCACTTATATTGTTTGTGTGCTTATTATAAAATACATTTTTTATTTTTTTACCATTTTCCCAAATAAAAATATCTTTTTACCCAATAGTCTTATTATTTTTGTATAATCTTATATAATTAAATACTAGGATTTAAAATGGCTCTTAAAGTTGTAATTTCCCATAAAACTGAGTATAAATATAGTAAAAAAGTTTCAATGTCACCACATATTATAAGATTAAGACCAGCACCCCATAGTAGAACACCAATTGAAGCTTATTCATTAAAAATAAAACCTGAAAATCACTTTATAAATTGGCAACAAGATCCCTTTGGAAACTACCTTGCAAGACTTGTGTTCCTAGAGAAAACTGATATCTTTAGTGTTGATGTAGAGATAATTGCAGATATGATTACCATGAATCCCTTTGATTTTTTTGTGGAAGATGGCTCAAAAGAGTTTCCATTTACCTATAAAAAAGATTTGAAAAAAGAGCTTGCTCCATATTTAGAAATTGAAGAAACAAGTAAAGAGCTAGAAGAGTTTGTAGATAGTATAAATAAAAGTAAAAAATCAATAATTGATTTTTTGGTTGAAGTGAACCAAAAAATACATAATACTCTAAACTATACTGTTAGAATGGAACCTGGAGTTCAAACTCCAAAAGAGACTTTAGATAAAAAACTTGGAAGCTGTAGAGACTTTGCTTGGCTTTTTGTTCAAGTATTAAGACATCTTGGACTTGCAAGTAGGTTTGTCTCTGGATATTTAGTTCAACTAACAGCAGATGTTAAATCATTAGATGGACCAAGTGGTCCTGAAAAGGATTTTACAGACCTTCACGCTTGGACTGAAGTTTATGTTCCAGGAGCTGGTTGGATTGGACTTGATAGTACAAGTGGACTTTTTGCAGGGGAAGGACATATCCCTCTTGCTTGTACTCCAAACTACACTAGTGCCCATGCAATTGAAGGGCTTACAGATGTTTGTGAGACAAAATTTAATTATGAAAACAAAGTTACAAGAATTTTTGAATCTCCAAGGGTTACCAAACCCTATAAACAAAAGCAGTGGGAAGATATATATAATTTAGGTTTCAAAGTTGATGAAGATTTAACCACCCATGATGTTAGACTTACTATGGGAGGAGAGCCAACTTTTGTCTCTATTGATGATATGGAATCAGCACAATGGAATAATGAAGCCGATGGAGCACATAAAAGAGAGCTTGCAAATAATCTTTCAAGAAAAATTTTAGATTCAACTACCAATGGTGGACTTCTTCATCATGCACAAGGTAAATGGTATCCAGGGGAACCTCTTCCTAGATGGCAAACAACTATTTATTGGCGAAAAGATGGAAAACCAGTTTGGAGAAACCCAGAACTTTTAGCAAATATGAATAAGACTTACCCTTATAAAACCAAAGATGCGAAAGAGTTTCTTTCAACTTTAGCTCTAGTCTTAGGAGTAAGTGATAAGAATATAGTTCCAGCTTTTGAAGATCCAGTTTATTACATTATGAAAGAGTTTGAACTTCCCCTTGATATTGACCCAATGAAAGCTAATTTAAAAGATTCTTTAGAGAGAAGAACCATAGCACAAAAACTTCAACAAGGTTTAAATAGTGAGGTTGGATATGTTCTACCACTTAATTTTGGGAGAACAAAATGGATTACTTCACAATGGGAGTTTAGAAGAGGATATATGTTCCTTGGTGCAGGGAACTCTCCATTGGGACTTAGACTCCCTTTAGAATCATTAATTGTAAAACCACAAATTGAACTTGAAAAAAGCTTTGAACCAGATCTTTTTGCTTCATATCCTGCTTTGGGAGATTATATTACAGAAGTTGAGAAAAGAGCTAAAAATATTAATGCCAAAACCACAGAACAAAACTCTTATAGTGTATTTGTTAGAACAGCTATTAGTGCAGAGATAAGAGATGAGAAACTTTGTATCTTTTTACCTCCAATAGATAATACAGAGGCTTTTCTTGATTTAATAGCCTCTATTGAACAAACAGCGCAGATATTAAATTTGGCTGTAATAATTGAAGGGTATGAACCTCCACAAGATAGCAGAACAGATAGAATAAAAGTAACTCCAGATCCAGGAGTAATAGAGGTAAATATTCAACCAGCTTCATCTTGGAAAGAGTTAAGTGATAACCTTTTAAAACTATATGAAGATGCAAGGATTTGTAGACTTGGAACTGAAAAGTTTATGGTTGATGGAAGACACACAGGAACAGGAGGAGGAAATCATGTAACAATTGGTGCAGCAACTCCAAGTGATTCTCCACTTCTTAGAGATCCAAATCTATTAAGAAGTCTTATAACCTTTTGGCAACACCATCCAGGACTTTCATATCTTTTTAGTGGAGCTTTTATAGGACCAACTTCACAAGCTCCAAGAGTAGATGAGGGAAGATTAGAGAACCTATATGAGTTGGAGATTGCTTTTTCTCAAATTCCAGAAGATGGTAATATTCCATTTTGGTTAACAGATAGACTCTTTAGACATATGTTAACAGATATTACAGGCAATACCCATAGAAGTGAGTTTTGTATAGATAAACTCTACTCACCTGATTCAAGTTCTGGAAGACTTGGTATTTTAGAACTGCGAGCTTTTGATATGCCACCACACTCACAAATGGCACTACTTCAAATGCTTCTTGTGCGTGCCTTAGTTGCTTGTTTTTGGAAAAATCCATATAAACATAAACTTGTACGTTGGGGAACACGACTTCACGATAAATTTTTGCTTGAACACTATGTAAAAGAGGATATAAAAGAGGTTGTTGAGTATCTAAATGAAAATGGTTATGGTTTCAAACTGGATTGGTTTGACCCTTTCTTTGAGTTTAGATTTCCACTTTATGGAATGACAACAATTGAAAATATGCATGTGGAGATAAGAGCAGCCATAGAGCCTTGGAATGTTTTAGGGGAGGAAGCAACTTCCCAAGGAACTTCAAGATATGTGGACTCTTCTGTGGAGAGGCTTCAAATAAAAATTGATAACTTTAATGAAGAGAGATATACCCTTGCTTGTAATGGGATTCAAATACCACTTAGTAAAACAAATATTGAAGGGGAATATGTAAATGGGGTTAGATATAAAGCTTGGCAACCTTGGTCAGCACTTCATCCAACAATTGGTGTTGACACTCCTCTAACTTTTGATATTATTGATAATTGGAATGAGCGTTCAATAGGAGGATTCAACTACTTTGTTTCCCATCCAG comes from the Halarcobacter ebronensis genome and includes:
- a CDS encoding aminotransferase class V-fold PLP-dependent enzyme, with amino-acid sequence MIKDIYRPFFDKHTNILDFVRYNTIGKSKKEYFDYTATGLAFRQIENRIRDVLETYANTHSKESSNANITSDYYNNAILSLKKSLELKEGFSILPAGCGSTAAIKKFQELLGLYIPPATKKRYSLNIPKEKLPLVIVGPYEHHSNEVSYREALCEIKRVGLTKDGLIDKEELEEILKNNQHREIVGSFCIASNVTGIITCYKDISTILRKYKAIVCFDAAASSPYMNVDCDYYDAMFISPHKLLGGPGSCGLLIIKDSIVDTSLSPTFAGGGTVSYVNSQIQEYEKELSVRETAGTPGILQLIRSALAYQLRNEIGFEFIMQRKQELLCHLIKELEKIPNIKIYGNKTCKNIGIISFNIKDINPYDICRRLSSEEGIQTRAGCSCAGPYGHDLLGFHSKEELQQKPGWLRISIHYSQTLEEIDNLVEAIKQSIY
- a CDS encoding nitrite/sulfite reductase, with amino-acid sequence MITAPKKESKAARVERIKKEKDGLDVLQDIYLYAITGEAVDPEDIDRLKWYGLYTQNRNLQDENDETLYFMLRVKLIGGELNLEQLKTIADISKRYARGTADFTTRQDLQFHYIRVVDLPEIFRLLDSVGLSTIFAAGDVPRNVVSCPVNGIDEDEIADVRDVVDKINEALKGNRAFSNLPRKFKIGVNGCSCNCINHEMQDLSFNAVKQENGKIHFAVSVGGGLASNRRVADHIGYVTPSQVLPLTKAVIKIYRDNGNRDNRRKARLGHIIEEWGISKFREILQSNLTFRIKDPNEIEYINSKHRDHFGIHKSKVKNSSFIGCALNSGHIGLEGLEKLVLLFEKYDAKALKATVTQNIVITQVPTKNAQALAQELEEVGISPIPSNFKAKIQACTGLNFCKFAISETKGAAKNLVEHLEKKFPDFGERVSISINGCPNSCAHAHIVDIGLIGTKVKNKEGQSVVGYDLFVGGFLEGVNTQFSKKTNIKFPQEELNENIENLITEYLTSDFKSLREYLLTKSTK
- a CDS encoding metallophosphoesterase; this encodes MRFIIFATIFFIVMSLFSLYVSKRFVKKLHFSKKIKHLINTFLAINLLGVLAYMLARYNPSVPNWIYFLLSVPIGIIFLLFITTIFYDLLCVIVNRAPIDEKRRGFFKKSLDIGALSLATAVNAKAMYNARNYQVEEVDVKIKNLKKPYNIVQLSDIHIGGLIDKEFIASIVKRVNSLNADIVVITGDLVDTNIKYAQAALEELKNLKSTYGTYFIVGNHEYFHGVQSIIKYVNSLGIKTLENENIYIGEKNQGFYLAGVYDLMGNRVDAYKPDLKKALENIKEEPTILLAHQPKFIEEVKDSVDLVLSGHTHGGQIFPFNFLVKLQQPYIKGLHKYNVKTQIYVNKGTGFWGPPMRLGSSSEITLLKLT
- a CDS encoding Hsp20/alpha crystallin family protein, with protein sequence MLITKFDPFRQFRDLEKSFYNYPKDEGLNGFVPVVNTREGENAYHIDVDLPGVKKDDISVDIDKNILTISGERKTKDEVKEEDYYKVETSFGKFSRSFTVPENVDVENIQARSEDGVLEVIIPKLAETKTKKSIAIK
- a CDS encoding Crp/Fnr family transcriptional regulator, which encodes MNLKDYYVFKSLNEQEIKKLESISFVKKFSRGDILFYQGEQSKYLHLLVDGIVKIYKHDFKDNEIVIHNINALSFIAEIANYEEIPFPANCSFETKGEVVFIDYEKFRDEFLYKKDISMLFIKSLTQKIKYLESFINNSVSIDVNAKVAKFIYDNEKTINGMKQIKIAEILNIREETLSRKIANLIKKKIIEKEKRNIKIIDYKNLLEEFM
- a CDS encoding PhoX family protein — encoded protein: MKKSIISASVVTATVLFSGCTTNQPTKTEFKTQAHNVEFSEVKVPSKEYEKRKIMVSSSISVDGKKHKIGYNTILRSGDQVGEGVFGQLFDSKGEPLVGEDGAPKISNSNDFSSLIPVGDKLFMISQFETRPAAMYITELEQTENGQLKALNTKNIDLSHINGVWVPCAGSVTPWNTHLSSEEYEPDASAVKENGSINDYYDQMGEYYNGDLKALNPYDYGWTPEVKVLNEKGDVNVVKHYSMGRFAHELSYVMPDEKTVFLSDDGTNVAIYMFIADKAKDLSSGTLYAAKWIQTNDKGAGKADLQWINLGHSSDANIKKALDAKIKFSDIFDKIEMNKDGSCSSSSFSTVNTTTGAECLKVKEGKEELASRMEARRYAAILGATTEFRKMEGITYNPNENVVYLSMSEVAKGMEDNAKKGKYDIGGNNDIKLEENKCGTVYKLDLTTFITKAFDSKGNEINSQFVPRAMSGLVSGFADKSVEQNKCSVTSLANPDNITYIPNTDTLIIGEDTGSGHQNDYIWSYNTKTDKLTRIQTTPYGSETTSAYYYNNIGGHGYLMSVVQHPYGEGDATTKEEDMPNKAYNVSDMKAYTGYIGPLPVISK
- a CDS encoding DUF2126 domain-containing protein, with protein sequence MALKVVISHKTEYKYSKKVSMSPHIIRLRPAPHSRTPIEAYSLKIKPENHFINWQQDPFGNYLARLVFLEKTDIFSVDVEIIADMITMNPFDFFVEDGSKEFPFTYKKDLKKELAPYLEIEETSKELEEFVDSINKSKKSIIDFLVEVNQKIHNTLNYTVRMEPGVQTPKETLDKKLGSCRDFAWLFVQVLRHLGLASRFVSGYLVQLTADVKSLDGPSGPEKDFTDLHAWTEVYVPGAGWIGLDSTSGLFAGEGHIPLACTPNYTSAHAIEGLTDVCETKFNYENKVTRIFESPRVTKPYKQKQWEDIYNLGFKVDEDLTTHDVRLTMGGEPTFVSIDDMESAQWNNEADGAHKRELANNLSRKILDSTTNGGLLHHAQGKWYPGEPLPRWQTTIYWRKDGKPVWRNPELLANMNKTYPYKTKDAKEFLSTLALVLGVSDKNIVPAFEDPVYYIMKEFELPLDIDPMKANLKDSLERRTIAQKLQQGLNSEVGYVLPLNFGRTKWITSQWEFRRGYMFLGAGNSPLGLRLPLESLIVKPQIELEKSFEPDLFASYPALGDYITEVEKRAKNINAKTTEQNSYSVFVRTAISAEIRDEKLCIFLPPIDNTEAFLDLIASIEQTAQILNLAVIIEGYEPPQDSRTDRIKVTPDPGVIEVNIQPASSWKELSDNLLKLYEDARICRLGTEKFMVDGRHTGTGGGNHVTIGAATPSDSPLLRDPNLLRSLITFWQHHPGLSYLFSGAFIGPTSQAPRVDEGRLENLYELEIAFSQIPEDGNIPFWLTDRLFRHMLTDITGNTHRSEFCIDKLYSPDSSSGRLGILELRAFDMPPHSQMALLQMLLVRALVACFWKNPYKHKLVRWGTRLHDKFLLEHYVKEDIKEVVEYLNENGYGFKLDWFDPFFEFRFPLYGMTTIENMHVEIRAAIEPWNVLGEEATSQGTSRYVDSSVERLQIKIDNFNEERYTLACNGIQIPLSKTNIEGEYVNGVRYKAWQPWSALHPTIGVDTPLTFDIIDNWNERSIGGFNYFVSHPGGRSYDTFPVNSYEAESRRINRYWDFNHSQGEVVNYDPIINSSKNAIFANGAKRAVVEKKGLEKLYFHKMSKNKEFPHTLDLRQRWTRN